The Drosophila bipectinata strain 14024-0381.07 chromosome 3L, DbipHiC1v2, whole genome shotgun sequence region CTTGATTTTTAAAAGTGCTGAATGAAGTTTTAAGGTTCCCATCGATTCGAATTTGTTTAGATTGGAGGCGAAGGAATCTTTGAAATTATTTACCTACTCAATGTTTGACAGGAAGTCATTTAGATTATCAATAATTGCATacgattttaaataataagatTAGAATTAAATAGATTTTATTGAACTGTGTACCACGAAcattatatgtacatatgtacatatgtatatctcTTTAAAGAATCTTCCTCCTcctgaaaaatatattttaaacaaatattaatgattttgtattatggttttattattaaatattatatttacaaTATTAAAACTTTACAGTATAGTTTTTAATACAAGTGGATATTTAAAAAGAGGTTTTTAAGTGCATCCATGTATAAAATACCTTTAAGAATGGATTATTTtggaaatgaaaatacaattttaaataaaatgacaTTGAGTCCCCATTTATACAATGAATTCTTAATTAATCCTTAATTAACAACATATATTATACAGCttaaaaataaccttaaaaataaacaatgtCTTTACAAACTCCTATAAACTATCACATAATCTTGAAAGATCTAGAAATTTCTATTAACCCTCTACTATGTATGAACTGAGAGTCTTTATAAAACATGCTTCAATTACTCAGGTAAAAATGTatctaaaaacactaaacaATTCGGAAATTAAACagttcaaaaatttaaatacattacctcctatttttctattattttaattaaaatttaatgatAGAAAAGGCtgtaaaatataaagatttaACAACCGAACATTCTCGAAGAATCTCCATCCTTCGGGGTCGGAGTTCAGCAGCTGCCGCTCCTATCTGCCaaatacataaacattatatttttatatttttacgcTGATGAAGCGACTTATCACTCCACCAGGCCTATGCCTATAGCCACTCCCTGTTACCCTGCTACCCTGATACCCTCCTACCATCCACAATCCTAGAAATACTCTCGCTTTCAATGGCAGATAATGCGTAATATCTGCAAATTCGAgaatgtttgcgatattttCAGACCGAGAAGTTTCGTGGCCCTTCTCGGTGTTGTGCCTCTTCGACCAAactcacagatacacagatacacagacaCGGAATACGGCGTATCTCACAGATACAGAGGCACAACGAGCGAGTATAAATAGCGGGCGCTTGCGTTCCACCGGCATCAGTTGAATTCAACAAGCAGCTCTAAACGCtacaaaccaaaccaaaccaagaAACCAAGCTACCAAGCTATTGGAAGCCACAAACATCAGCTACCAAAGAAAGATTCTTTGAggaaatctaagaaattaaagaaaattcaataagaaattaaagaaaaaaaatcaataaaaaaaaatcaaataagatGGCAAACCTACCACTATTGCTGAGCCTCGCCGACGACCTGGGACGCATGTCGATGGTGCCCTTCTACGAGCCGTACTACTGCCAGCGCCAAAGGAGTCCCTACTTGTCCTTGGTGGCCGGGCCACTGGAGCAGCAGCTACGCCAGCTGGAGAAACAGGTGGGCGCAGCAGGAAGTTCTGGCGCCGCTGTTCCCAAGGTGGGCAAGGATGGATTCCAGGTCTGCATGGACGTGTCCCATTTCAAGCCCAGCGAACTGGTCGTCAAGGTGCAGGATAACTCCATTCTGGTAGAGGGCAAGCATGAGGAGCGCGAGGACGACCATGGCTACATCACCAGGCACTTTGTGCGCCGCTACGCTCTCCCGGAGGGCTACGAGGCCGAGAAAGTGGCCTCCACTCTCTCCTCCGACGGAGTGCTCACCGTGAGTGTCCCGAAACCACCGGCAATCGAGGACAAGGCCAGCGAGCGCATTGTCCAAATCCAGCAGGTGGGTCCTGCTCACCTCAATGTCAAGCAGAACGCCAAGGAGCAGCTGGAGCAGGGTCAGGAGCAGGACAACGGCAACGAGAAGTAGACAGAGTCCTCGTCAGATACCAAATGCTGCATTTAATCATAAATATCAAAGTCATTAATCTGTTTTATATGCTGTAGTTCACCGGGTCACTCACACTATCTCATTAGCCATAAAGGAGTGGCCCGCCCAGtcgtaattttaatttttggccaaTGTATTAACTAAAAagacaacaaatatttataataaataaataataatacatacataaatcaaaatatttaaagagaCTTTTCTTGGGAGTACTGGGAGTATAGAGGACTTCTTTTATTTTGCAGGGATTTTGGGAATAAGCTTTCCAAAATGTGTTGTAGTCGTATGTaatggcctttttttttactccattttgcttttttgatGTCTCCATTTTGGTTTCTCTTTTTCCCGTTTTTCGTGGAATTCTGTTCTAGAAAAAGGAACTTCCTTGAAAAAAGAAGAGGTAGAACTTTCTAGaagctatgtatgtatgtacatattcATGTAATGTTAACAGAGATGTTACATCTCTTTTGaagatgtatgtatgtacatacatatttacgtcTTTTGAAATATATGCATGTATTTTTGAAATTCATGCTATGAATGTGCATACATATGTAGGtttctatatgtatgtatgtattaaaGAAAAGTCAAACCTTTTTTGGtgcaaaaggaaaaagaaATTTCCAGAAAGGGCTTTAATGACTGTATTATTCTGaaattgtatgtatgtatgtacatatatatgtatgtacatatttatcATGGGATTACATGGTTTTTCTGATCGACTTTTTAATATCTTTAAGTTCTATATTCTACATAAtgtacacacatacatacatacacatgaTCATACATACTTTtcttcaataaaaattaagaattgCAACCGGCTGCAAAAGTGTACAAGCtttttatgtacatatgtatgtatgtatgtatgtatttaggtatgttgcatgttgcaaaTCGTTGAATTGCCCTTGTGCCTGACTTCGAGAATCAGAAACGGCGAAATGTTTGCTGCAAACACAAAGAACTCAAACATGAGAGAGCCGAGCGAGACGAAAAGTTCATCGCCCCCACTGCAATAAAAGTTCGCGGATGCAGCCGTGACTCCAATGCACTTTACCCAGACGAGTCTTGACGTTTAAACAATTCCCGGCgataagaaaagaaaatgctttaaataaatatgtatgtacatatatactgaAAAGTGAGTAATTTAACTGTTCTTTTTTATGTTTGCCAAGAGAAGGTCccagaaaatgcaaaaatttcttTCTTTCCCCAAAAACTCACACACAGATAGCAATGACATGAACTTTTCTCACTCTCTCCCTCTCTCGCAATCTAAAGCCGGCTGCGCCAGAAAGAGCTAGAATTTGCGAGAGAGTGATAGAGAGAACGAGAACTTTTTtggctgtgtgtgtgagccGGCGTCGGTATAAAAGGCCGGGAACAAAGTCGCCCTCTCGGCATTTCGAATGTGACAAGCTTTGAGGAAAGCacgctaacaaaaaaaaaaaaattcttacttttgttcggaaaaaaaagatttaagtTGAAAAAATGTCCATTGTTCCGCTATTAAACTTGGCCCGCGAGTTGGACCATGACTACCGTGGTGCCTTCAATGATTGGGATCACTTCCTGGAGGATGATTTCGGATTCGGCGTTCATGCCCACGATCTTTTCCATCGTCCGCGTCTGATGCTGCCCCACGGCTCCATTGGTCGTCGCCGTTATTTGCCGTACGAGAGGAACCATCATGGTCATCATCATGGCCACCAGCTGGTGCCACGTCGCCAGTCGGGGGGACCGAACTCCCTGCTGCCGGCTGTGGGAAAAGATGGCTTCCAGGTAAGAAGAGTGAAAAATTTTCAGTGGGATTGCAAACTTTGTGCATGTTTAGACATGAGTctctaaagaaaaaaataattttctttgtaGGTCTGCATGGACGTGTCTCAGTTCAAGCCCAATGAGTTGACCGTGAAAGTGGTGGACAAGACCGTCGTGGTTGAGGGAAAGCACGAGGAGCGCGAGGACGGACACGGCCTGATCCAGCGCCACTTTGTGCGCAAGTACACACTGCCCAAGGACTTTGACCCCAACGAGGTGGTCTCCACCGTCTCCTCCGATGGTGTGCTGACCCTGAAGGCCCCACCGCCGCCCAGCAAGGAGCAGGCCAAGCCTGAGCGCATTGTTCAGATCCAGCAAACTGGTCCGGCCCACCTCAGTGTCAAGGCCCCGGAGGCAGCTGATGGCAAGGCTGACGGCAAGGCCGAGAACGGAGCCGGTGAGAAGATGGAGACTGGCAAGTAAGAACGTGGAGACTTCGCTGGCGAAGAAGAAAGCATAGAGGTGGAGAGAGGAGGAGGAGTGTTGCAGCGCTGCTCGGAGAGCGCAAGACTAAAAAGGATGCTCTTAGCAGCAGACCcccaaaaaaactaaaaaaaaaaaacaaacaccatTGTAttactcacacacacacacattcacatCATCACATTTTAGTCTTAAGAACTCTTAAAATCATTTAtcatgaaaaaaaagaaaactactAGTAGTAGTCTGTTAGATTAGGCTATATGGAAATTCGGAGAATGCGATTTTCCAATTCATTTTATACTTTTGTTACAAGAACAGCCGCAACACTCGGGAgtattttgcatttaatttgtgAGCAACTGAATAAAATATACGAAAATCAGTCAGCTGTGTCATTATTTTTGGCATGTTCCTCCATTATTTGCATGCTGCACTTCAGCCCAAACCGGTTCTTATTCACATTCCCCAGGTATTTTGGTTTCCTATTTGCATTTTTACATTGAATTTGGTATTTCAATTTGGATATTCTTTGTTACATacgtgtgtatgtatgtacatatacatatgtatagaTGTATATGGTTTCCCTTAAAAAAACCTCATTCTTTATCTTCTTATGAGCCGAATATGGCCAAAACTACCCATTTTTAAACACAATATAGAGAATATCTTAACTACTTTCCAACCGATCTAAAAAATGTGCACCATTATTGAATTAGAGTTCAAATAGCCTTAGAGATGCatgaaatcgtttgaggtactccgcttgaggggaaaaccccattttcaagggatcccatcatgcgaaatggacaaaaaatgtaaaaaatattttgtgtaaggattttgatgcagaatggtgcagaatcgatctagaaatcgtttaaggtactccgcttgagaatcggatgagaattggggaagatatagccatcactgtgggccctatagggaaaaaccccattttcaagggaacccaacagaaaaatggacaaaaaatctaaaaaatattttgtctcaggattttgatgcagaatggtgcagaatcgatctagaaatcgtttaaggtactccgcttgagaatcggatgagaatcggggaagatatagccatcactgggggccctatagggaaaaaccccattttcaagggaacccatcagaaaaatggacaaaaaatctaaaaaatattttgtctcaggattttgatgcagaatggtggagaatcgatctagaaatcgtttaaggtactccgcttcagaatcggatgagaattggggaagatatagccatcactgtgggccctatagggaaaaaccccattttcaagggaacccatcagaaaaatggacaaaaaatctaaaaaatattttgtctcaggattttgatgcagaatggtggagaatcgatctagaaatcgtttaaggtactccgcttgagaatcggatgagaattggggaagatatagccatcactgggggccctatagggaaaaaccccattttcaagggaacccatcagaaaaatggacaaaaaatctaaaaaatattttgtctcaggattttgatgcagaatggtggagaatcgatctagaaatcgtttaaggtactccgcttgagaatcggatgagaatcggggaagatatagccatcactgggggccctatagggaaaaaccccattttcaagggaacccatcagaaaaatggacaaaaaatctaaaaaatattttgtctcaggattttgatgcagaatggtggagaatcgatctagaaatcgtttaaggtactccgcttgagaatcggatgagaattggggaagatatagccatcactgggggccctatagggaaaaaccccattttcaagggaacccatcagaaaaatggacaaaaaatctaaaaaatattttgtctcaggattttgatgcagaatggtggagaatcgatctagaaatcgtttaaggtactccgcttgagaatcagatgagaattggggaagatatagccatcactgtgggccctataaggaaaaaccccattttcaagggaacccatcagaaaaatggacaaaaaatctaaaaaatattttgtctcaggattttgatgcagaatggtggagaatcgatctagaaatcgtttaaggtactccgcttcagaatcggatgagaattggggaagatatagcc contains the following coding sequences:
- the Hsp23 gene encoding heat shock protein 23; protein product: MANLPLLLSLADDLGRMSMVPFYEPYYCQRQRSPYLSLVAGPLEQQLRQLEKQVGAAGSSGAAVPKVGKDGFQVCMDVSHFKPSELVVKVQDNSILVEGKHEEREDDHGYITRHFVRRYALPEGYEAEKVASTLSSDGVLTVSVPKPPAIEDKASERIVQIQQVGPAHLNVKQNAKEQLEQGQEQDNGNEK
- the Hsp27 gene encoding heat shock protein 27 produces the protein MSIVPLLNLARELDHDYRGAFNDWDHFLEDDFGFGVHAHDLFHRPRLMLPHGSIGRRRYLPYERNHHGHHHGHQLVPRRQSGGPNSLLPAVGKDGFQVCMDVSQFKPNELTVKVVDKTVVVEGKHEEREDGHGLIQRHFVRKYTLPKDFDPNEVVSTVSSDGVLTLKAPPPPSKEQAKPERIVQIQQTGPAHLSVKAPEAADGKADGKAENGAGEKMETGK